The following proteins are co-located in the Gloeocapsa sp. PCC 7428 genome:
- a CDS encoding PP2C family protein-serine/threonine phosphatase, translating into MPVSQSSSQPTADRNSNANTDSTPILALKQLVARLHKEQHKIHDLLSSLGFALRSFNNLNQFLELIPLMATRVTDADGGALVLFKPNGQVRLERLHCQDSRQSQNIRKALETAIGAVTASLTTAPKIVPAAATAALDDQVSRYLGSDIQLFGTTIFVKQSERGRLYVFSSKPEYTWTENRQKLVRLVADQTAVAIENDELTAELRKKERMNRELEIGAEIQLRLLPRQCPKIAGIALAARCQPASHIGGDYYDFIPTNCHPSEAKQSGDTPCRWGIVIGDVMGKGVPAGLLMTMTQGILRAEVPNGNSPAQILQKLNQVIYAHLENSHRFITLFCSAYDPQTQTLYYSNAAHNPPLLWQAATGNVKRLDTWGMLIGLDAQSQYEDAHIQLHPGDTIIYYTDGFTDAANQSGDRFDEENLIRHFYWACQHCQEPQAILEYLFEQVYRFTGSANQNKDDMTLVVLQAN; encoded by the coding sequence GTGCCTGTGTCTCAATCTTCCTCGCAACCTACTGCTGACCGCAATAGCAACGCCAACACTGATAGCACTCCTATTTTGGCGCTCAAACAACTTGTAGCGCGTCTGCACAAAGAGCAGCACAAGATCCACGATCTATTGAGTTCTCTTGGGTTCGCCCTGCGAAGCTTTAATAATCTCAATCAGTTTTTGGAACTCATTCCCTTGATGGCAACACGCGTTACAGATGCTGATGGCGGGGCATTAGTTTTATTTAAGCCTAACGGTCAAGTGCGCTTAGAACGACTGCACTGTCAAGATAGTCGTCAAAGCCAAAACATCCGCAAGGCACTAGAAACGGCGATCGGCGCGGTGACAGCTTCTTTAACGACCGCGCCTAAAATTGTTCCCGCAGCTGCGACGGCGGCTTTAGACGACCAAGTTAGCCGCTACCTGGGATCAGACATTCAACTATTTGGCACGACAATTTTTGTCAAACAATCTGAACGCGGACGACTTTATGTCTTTAGCAGCAAACCCGAATACACTTGGACAGAAAATCGACAAAAGTTAGTCCGCTTAGTTGCCGATCAAACCGCAGTTGCCATTGAAAACGATGAATTGACAGCCGAACTGCGCAAAAAAGAACGCATGAATCGAGAACTGGAAATCGGTGCAGAAATTCAACTACGACTGCTACCCCGCCAGTGTCCAAAAATTGCAGGAATCGCTTTAGCCGCGCGCTGTCAACCAGCAAGTCATATCGGAGGAGATTATTATGATTTTATTCCTACCAACTGCCATCCCAGCGAAGCAAAGCAAAGTGGCGATACTCCGTGTCGTTGGGGAATTGTGATTGGAGATGTCATGGGAAAAGGTGTTCCCGCAGGTTTATTGATGACGATGACACAGGGAATATTACGTGCAGAAGTCCCTAACGGCAATTCACCAGCCCAGATTCTCCAAAAATTAAATCAAGTAATTTATGCGCATTTAGAAAATTCGCACCGCTTTATCACTTTATTTTGCTCTGCCTACGATCCCCAAACTCAAACGCTGTATTACAGTAATGCTGCGCACAACCCACCATTACTTTGGCAAGCCGCAACAGGAAATGTCAAACGCTTGGATACGTGGGGAATGCTGATTGGGTTAGATGCACAAAGTCAGTATGAAGACGCTCATATTCAACTGCATCCAGGAGATACGATTATTTACTACACGGATGGTTTTACTGATGCAGCGAATCAAAGCGGCGATCGCTTTGATGAAGAAAACCTCATTCGTCACTTCTACTGGGCTTGTCAGCACTGTCAAGAACCGCAAGCCATCCTCGAATATCTGTTTGAGCAAGTGTATCGCTTTACTGGCTCTGCAAACCAAAATAAAGATGACATGACACTTGTTGTCTTGCAGGCAAATTAA